atcgggcagcatttcccctataatagtgacctaaccatctgcatgtgaatagcaaaacaaacaattcaaacaacacacaataagtttattccttatagctccgcagcacacagtaaaatttatcagaacctacttcactaatacacacaagttctcaaccttccgttatcaccgcagcacacaattttaatctcagaacctacttcactatggatgaatatttaagatattcaaactcctctaacatttgtttaataatattaaaagtagaagtaagagaatatatatgtacctcttgcaatctttaatccaaaagctagcaaagttacttcacttagtaatcaaattcgctattaaatccacaaaccaataaaattaaattaataaataataaataaaacatcactaaatatctagcaatatataacgtattattgtaattttagaaacttaaatacctcaaatgtgtgattgatattggaattttgatgcaaaatactctctaaaatctcaccacaaaaatcacaacctatgaaattaaattaattaatatgttaaacattactaaacaaatatcactaaatatctaataatagtaaatgatattggtaaacaaataaaaaaaatctcaatgtgccgctaattataacctcaacaaaaaatcaatataaaatttcataacctaaaaacttaataataaacaaaaacataaaaattttaatatatttctattttataaattatttaaaaaattaattttaacataactatatatataacaaaatagttacaatttaaaaaaaaaattcaaatatacaaaaatatatctaaatttcgaaataaaaattgataaaaatttaaaaaaatcatgaacatatatactctaatgaaatatatacaatgtgataggttaaattaaaaaaaaaactataaaatcataaatccctaaaaacttccattgaaaaaccacaaaaacatacaatgtatataaaaaaatgcataaaaatgtaaaactaacacaaaatcatgtatattactcatcctaatgcaaaacctatgatttatttgcaaaataattaactaaaaatcaagaaaataaaaaaaaacttaccttaaaaccctaaaaacGCAGCCCCAAATCGCCCAATTCTTCTCTGGTTTGTGCTCTCGGGTTCGTGTGAGGAAGAAGAAGGCTGATTTGGTAGTGATTTATAAgaggagacatccaacgtctcccactgggagacgtgggacacgtggcacgtctcccagtgggagacgttggatgtgcatgggagtacatccaacgtctcccactgggagacgtgccacgtgtcccacgtctcccagtgggagacgttggatgtacccataaatcactaccagcctatttccaacgtcttccactatttttaatgtcttccaattgtaaccattaatatgcactttcaatgtcttacaccattagccatttaaaatcccttctaatttttaatgtcttacaccaatggtgtaagacattgtagggagtcattgaaagtagaatttgttgtagtgtgaGGGAGTCACTTTCCATATGGGTACACCTCGGTGCGACAAGTTTCATAGGTTTGAAGCATTTAAACCTATATGAACTAAGGGAGAGCTCAAAAGGCAAAGAGATAATAAATGAAACTAAAATCTTGGAGAAAATTTGATAATGATTATCATTAAACTTCAATATTGGGATTTAGATAGTACAAGACTTCTCccaataaattaaaataacatagatattttacaaataaaataaattttatataaaaCTTACACATAAGTATTCAGTCATGGGCTGATTACATCAATTCACCCCACCtaagaaggaaaaaaaactagACATCTACTCTAAACTtatcatgtagagtccaagaactttacttagctagttagatagtagtattatagtactaatagtattatctttatgactgtggatttttggtttagaccgggaattatttggacactcatagtagtacttgtatattttctaagtttaacctatagtttaagaatattaatgttaacctaaggtttgattaatatggctgatattgaggataatatttattatactataaggtttagataagaaccaataggattttaagcacatgttatgtatgggtgattaaggattaagtattttgagaattaaatttaataagggtaaagtttgaatgctctaaggtcagtcagcagctttgaatacatttaagggcttagtcaaggctgtttactcaatttgaattaagctaaaaatgtgtaatttcgtgtttaaataatcagcgaatgccgatatatcgcagctatagggggcgatatatcgcagcacgtagatacggaaaacacgaaacgatgcacgtttgcctcgggcataatggtccaggcgatatatctcctatagggggcgatatatcgcctccttcagcttattttgaatgtttttgaaatcattttccattcaaccctttaacctcttgataagttcagcacctttttgaacgagtcttcagcctctgctgaatgattattcaaattattttcacctaaaaagccattatttttattcaagttaaattaagatcctttcattccaaaactctataaataggacctagtacccatccattattcatcttttgctctaagttcagaggctgcaagttgctaggtgagtgtgagagtgtaaacacttgggtggggaaatcataagcttgatcatcataagcttatcaaacacttggggaaagtaaggttttatagtatttcggttcgaggtttagattggtcttacaagtcttcaaggtaacccaaactctagttcgtttctgtacttttttctttaaaagttctcatagacttctacttattctaaccttattcttatattggttaggaaatctaagaacttgcacataagattttggtaagtattttctcaatggtttagtccttccattcctttcatttctcttcttctctatactcactctttatcaaatggttcttaggagtgttccaaagtcccacctctgtcctcttatcccggtattttggtaaggaaaataggatagaaattcatatgttatatgttttatatgttatcttatgtttcttatgttatgataagtgttatgttatgtatgtatgtaggcttgggcatatgacccatatgactaaccagaccccaaatagattatgggcatatgacctgcttagctagtaggaccccactaatctaatgggcatatgacttgtttagtctatgggaccccaagtaataatggccattatagtatgtgtatgatataagtgtaatgtatgttatgttatgtttttatgtttcttatgaaatttatgtatatgaactatgtggtagattttccatgctgggcattaggctcattcctttttctttatatgtgcaagaaaatagctatagtggcgggtaaggttcgtggatgcttggggaatgtgtatcggtgatgaatggattcaaggagtcaagAGTtagatttcgaggatgtagtcttttatttatggtttatgtgtaatttttacgcacctatttatgtaatttcttttcatttcaattaagatatgttttctttttaaaacaatgggatcccatatcgtgctttgagttatgtaagtttaacattggtttttacaagttttaataaagtatgatctttttcacttgtaagttctattaaagattagggtctatgtagaGTTTTTgttaatcactacaagaaaaaacagtattcataacacttaaaaactgctaaccgggactattgataacacttctgaaaatgctaacatagcccctgttattaaaagtccagtgttttctataacagtatttgaatgttatgttcggtgttatcttaaactattcaataacacatttttaggtgctataatattcaaataataacatttagatagagtttttggttataaatttgaagtttaatcttatacttttttcataacacttttcaactgttacatttaattattttgataacatttttagtttgttatattatataaatcatagcaaatttttacgcttataatatgtttctaaatcataacatattaaggttttttattgtgataagagtacttataagttttttttttaattaaaagattttcattattgtattttgataaaaaaaaatcaaaattaatcataaaatgtaattctcaatatattgataaaccataagtattacattaaacaataactaattcaaactatgaatgtgtctatttcatgaaatcttagttctaacttaagtttgaaagcataacataataaagtttcttgaacattttttacttcaaaaatgaaaaacaaaaacattacaagatacacaaaagtaaatcatgcatgaaacttgctccatccttcaattcatcatcctttgtgcacttgtctagAAGACAAAATTCTCACATTCTATGATATCCCTTTGGGTCTGGTTGACATGACAAGTCCTGGAAGTGATCTGAACCTAAAACAGCACATATGGACATTAGACACATATTATTTCCCTTAAAACCAAATAGATTATTACATAAATATGCATGAACATCAGATGAGATGAACCTCATACCACTAGCTATTTTGCACAGCTTAATGATTATATGtgctaaagacaaaaaaaaatggagatgcttaaaaattaacaaagacCTGTAAAAGATTTCATTAACCCACTTGGAATCCAAACTAACATGTATTTAGCCCAGGTAATGAATGAATGCTATACTATAATTTTTACAGACTTATAATACCTCACCAACATTCATTGCTTCATCTGTTAATGCAGCCACTCTAAACACAACTCCTAACAAACCCTCAACAGCCAGAGTTATTGCATGAGCTTCACTAGCAACTAAGACTGTAACAAACCCATGGACAAGGCAAGCCAAGATGACAACCCAAGCAGTAACAAGTTCTTGAAATGCCAGAAAATCAACTAgcaaagaaatatcaaaatataaataagcataatagaaaacaaaatgaagattcaaacaaagcttgggaacatctgcaagatgaaaactaaaataaataaataatataacaagtgaatgcaaaTCCAATCCCATAACTAAcatataaactataacttaccaaagctataaataagaaaagagaatacagtgcaaataaaatcaaacttgtcaaacaacttgctgccattaagaCATTATAGTTTTTCAGACAGTAGGGAGCAATGAAGACATAAAGTGTTTCATAACTTTCTTCATAAAGCAAGGCAAAGGCTTGATACATTACAAACAtaatcaagcaaagttttttttttcaaataataaaaaaaacagctATATGTCCTTTACTGATATTAAAACAATGAAATACAAATCAATACAACTTAATCTTAACTAGAGTTTATAAGAGCACGCATATTCCTACTGAATTCTCAATAACTTAGTAATATAATCAGAATTTGGTATTATTCCATTGTATGCACTACTAGGAAACAAGATCTTAATCATATTAAGTCACACAATAGCCAACACATATATTaacatcaaaataaaataattataataaaatcaaTGATATTACCTCAAGATCTTAATCATATTAAGTCACACAATAGCAGAGTGAAAAGAGCTTACCCCACAGCTCGAACAACATTTTCCAATTTCTAAAAACAAAATCTGAAATAGAATTGAATAGAATCTAAAATAGAAAGATTCAGATTTTACccaaaattgcagaaaaaaaaagatgagagactTGGATTTCTAAGAGAAAAATCTAAAATGACAGAGAGTAATCTATATTCATAATTCTACTTTGGTTAGGAGTGCCCAGCAAGAGTAATAGTTGCATACTTTATTGCTACATTGTACCTACAGAgatgaaatgataaaagaaaaattatgccaGGCATAAAGAGTATAAGCAAGGGAAAATGATTTCACAGCACAATAAGATTAAAACAAGAGgaattatgtatatgtataggaCAGTGGTgatgaatgagagagaaagtacgAGTGCTGGGGCATTGTAACTAACTAATGGGGaagttttggttttattttgaaGCGGTGGATTACCAATCACTGTAAAAATAATCATCTAGTTGTTTTTTATGCCCTGTTTTCTTAATttgttttctatttctattgttgCTCTTTGCAACTACTTAGAAAATAATTCCCTTATATTGCTCTCTAAACAAGTTCAGAATaaaggaaaagctagaaggaatcaaataactcaagaaaataaaaggccaaacaagaaactagaatacactcaagccatatattataacaactcaatgactaagaaacaaaataaaataactcaaaaaatatacaaatacaGAGAAATAAACAAGAgataaccactataaattccagcTACCTGAGTTAGAAAATAGACATATATACACATTCAtcaaattaaactacaacaatcataaaaagcacaaccttttatttactctcttgctaactaaactatgaaaaagaaacaacaaggtttgtacatgaaacaaagaaagttcaaagaaaagtCTAGAAAAAAGAGTTAACAGTATGAATGCAGTCTCAATGGAGTGACTAATAAACCTTTTAATATGTGGACGGAAAGAGAGGCATACTTGGTTTCAAATATGTATCCAAGGAAAAAGAGTCCATTCTAGAGTTGTCATTATTTTGTAGGCAACCCTGTATTAACACAAGTAATTAAGTCAAAAATTTCAACACTCAATAGCTTTGCAAGTTGCAATGGCCACAATTAGCAAAAAATCACTAGTTTCCATATATCTCAAGTTCACATGTTGTGCTTACTTCAAACTAAGAGAACAAAACTAACAATTGTATTAATGTTAATCAATGCAACTATTTTAATAGCAAAAAATCACTAGTTTCCATCCCGCTTGTTTATGCTAAAATTGGTAGGAGAAGGGAGAaaaagtatattctgttaaaAAAAAACAGTTTCATAGCTTAAGTTGctgtttattttcaaataaagggaaactaaaaacaaaaaataataactggTAAAAAAATATAGTGGAATGGTTATATTTACAGCCTCTAGAGAATCCCTTTATAACCCATTTGAGTATACTAATTTATGATACATAAGGAAAATAAACACCAACGCAAATCCCTAGCAAAGAATGCAAAAATGACATTATTAATTGAGGCCATCAGAACTCCAGTTGTAACATGGTAATAGTTGACATCCATTGAAATTCAGAAAAGTTTGACAGTTAGTGACATTCAAAAGGCAAAGATAAGTGATGAGCATGGACCGTATCAAATTAAAGGTTCAAGTTTATTTGTCTATTTTGAATTATGATAATATGGAACGTAGCTTCTACAATTCAAACTATGGTGCCAAATTATTTAAAGAACCACATGTATCGGCCACTTAAAAAAAAATCTGCATTAACAAAATTGGTCTTTTCCTAATTCAAATCCCAAGTTATTGTACCacctgtttattattattattattgttgttgaatGAACATACCTCATCACTCTTTGTAGAACGAGATGGAGGGACTGGAACAGGAATCTTGGGTGGTGGATGACTACCTGCAAGAACAGCTACAGAGCTCAAAAAAAAACTTGGACTTTTTTTTTTCGAGGATTCACAGGATACAAATTATTTTTGGGGGCaagataaatatataaaattgtgtgtgtgtgtgtatgggATTTAAATTGATtctgataaaaaaaaatacacacataCAAGTTGCACACACATCTATAAGTTTATATAGATGAAAataaatgtagagtccaagaactttacttagctaagatagatagtagtatgatagtatttatagcattatctttgttactttggatttttggttcagaccgggagttatttggacactcatagtagtacttatagattttctaagtttaacctatagtttaagaatattaagtataacctaagatttgattaatgtgactgatattaaggattatattattatattataaggtttagacatcaaccaataggattttaagcacatgttttgaatggtaattaaggattaagatttttgaggattaaatataataaggagtaaagtttgaatgttatagggtcagtcagcagctttgagtacgttgagggcttagtcaaggctgtttactccattcaaacttagctaaaaatgtgtaatttcgtgtttaaatattcagcgtgtgccgatatatcgcagctatagggggcgatatgtcgcagcacgtagatacggaaaacacgaaacgatgcacggtcgcctcgggcatactggcccaggcgatatatcgcctacagggggcgatatatcgcctccttcagcatggattcaaactcttttgaattcatttcctttcagccattcaaactccttcaacagtccagcatcttgtgaacgagtcttcagcctctgctgaacgattattcaaatgattttcacctaaaaagccattatttttattcaagtaaaatcaagatattttcattcccaaactctataaataggacctagtacccagccattattcaccatttgctctaagttcagaagctgctagtgttaagtgagtgtgagagtgtaaacacttggtttggggaaaaactataagcttaaacatcataagcttatcaaacacttgggaagtaagtgagtgctatagtatttcggtggatgttagattgatcttgcaatctttgaggtaaacccaaaactctactctagtcctttctgtagtctatgttatttcttttctcaaaaccttctactcagtcccctaaccttattcttatttttggttagggaatccaagttcttaagcacttaagtggtggtaagcatattttcgtttaatggtttagtcttcctattctctttcatttcatctcctttctttagactcacccttgttcattgtggttttaggagtgttccaaaagtcctaactcagtccattttatcccggtaactttggtaaggaaaataggctagaattaatatgttatgtgcttatgttatctatatgtttttatgttattaaaagtgttatgatatgtatatgtgtatgtttgtaggcttgggcatatgacccatatgactaacaagaccccaaatgggttatgggcatatgacctacttagctagtaggaccccattaatcccatgggcatatgcttgtttagtctatgggaccccaagtaataatggccattataataagtgtattatgtgttatgatatgtctttacgttattatgacattatgtttatgtttatgactatgtgttagattttccttgctgggcattaggctcattcctttctgtttatgtgcaggaaataagctttagaggcggaaagattcgtgacgcttagaggatgtgtatcgatggtgaatggagtcaaggggccgagcgttattcgattcgaggatgtagtcttgtttatgtttttatggttttaaatgtattttccgcattttctatgtaactctttttaatttttaagttattttgttttaaagacaatgggtacccacatcctacttattttatgaaagtaacctttgtttccataagttttcaataaaattatggtatttccgcaaaaatgtaagttttatgtatagattcgttaatggtccaagtagtctagattagtgggtcgttacagttggtatcagagaaaacggttccttcgcatgaagttctcctcgatacacatgctcaaagctccgaatcggaccgccaagtaagtgtttaagttacaagttacaagttactttgtctatgtgtatagctaacgactttagtgtttatgtttcagttaagaatgaatggagctttaagcaatgaggatatccgagccattaaggctttaaaaagaataagggagccaagaaacaccgtaggagcactagaaaagatcactcgaagattgatcttgttccacaaagagataggtcaccttcaagagtctaagcaaatcatgatgagagctgcagaacaatatgtcctagtaattaggcttttaaaagattttccttcagcaattttaactttagaagaaatatgggagaatataaataatgatgatgacttacaagcagccctaagatattattctctcatacttaagttcacctatgatttagagtttcaattcactaatgagcaacaacataggatcttcttgaatcttccccgaggaaattttgaggctcaagacaatgatgattataaggagatagataatgatatgctagatgaaggatcggatgtagaagatcccgatttttagaatagctagtttttcattgtttgttttgtttatttctttatttatgattgtaataagtgaaaatctttttccaaattgatttcatgttattttattttcatgtatgagtttgattttttttcgcaatcataatgagtaataaataaaatgaataatgactaagttcagtgaaggtggatacaaatcaatgaaccaagtttccttattgagagttagggggccttagtagtgggaacgattttactgatcccagccctccctcaatattgttaactttggaacaaagataagtttcgagcctgagaattaagtcatataggatgattagaaacacacttagaaaataaagatgacttgtttttctaagtatagaaacccactctaataataaataaagacctatataatttttcataagaagtcataataaataggtccgagatatgtttgttttagaataagtttttgccttagagcctattagggtaagttctaacaagttctcgactgttagaacttttggtgaagatgtcgctccgaagatctgcacgcaccaacggaaacgcctccaacgttgttccaacgaccaatgatgccctccagttcgcagaagaggagtgcgtgctactactagccgcaacgtgCCGACACCATCAGCTGACAACACcgtggaaatcgctagac
The Humulus lupulus chromosome 6, drHumLupu1.1, whole genome shotgun sequence DNA segment above includes these coding regions:
- the LOC133783841 gene encoding uncharacterized protein LOC133783841 isoform X1, with amino-acid sequence MLVMGLDLHSLVILFIYFSFHLADVPKLCLNLHFVFYYAYLYFDISLLVDFLAFQELVTAWVVILACLVHGFVTVLVASEAHAITLAVEGLLGVVFRVAALTDEAMNVGEVQITSRTCHVNQTQRDIIECENFVF
- the LOC133783841 gene encoding uncharacterized protein LOC133783841 isoform X2; this translates as MLVMGLDLHSLVILFIYFSFHLADVPKLCLNLHFVFYYAYLYFDISLLVDFLAFQELVTAWVVILACLVHGFVTVLVASEAHAITLAVEGLLGVVFRVAALTDEAMNVGSDHFQDLSCQPDPKGYHRM